The following coding sequences lie in one Sesamum indicum cultivar Zhongzhi No. 13 linkage group LG9, S_indicum_v1.0, whole genome shotgun sequence genomic window:
- the LOC105170215 gene encoding transcription factor RAX2: MGRAPCCDKANVKKGPWSPEEDAKLKEFIEKHGTGGNWIALPQKAGLRRCGKSCRLRWLNYLRPNIKHGEFSDEEDRIICTLYASIGSRWSIIASQLPGRTDNDIKNYWNTKLKKKLIGIIPSGQGKFSQPFPGNLQPPQTLHPHQFPLSGLSQLYNSFYSHAATNKSLTGPIEPISAPQSFLYCNNNNYNFPFFTSSQSSNCNYQGNQDQGLVDLQCNYPLRENMLMFGGNENSCSSSDGSCSQISYGGKDHVKQEEMGGFQGFMISNGLDGNHKFMLHCGKINQVDEDDHHHHHGDPLMSSFLDDHDQKANGVVLKNSELEYDLEEVKQLISSGGDSNNFLYNDENKTHEKGMYYF, from the exons atgggGCGGGCTCCTTGCTGTGATAAGGCAAATGTGAAGAAGGGGCCATGGTCGCCTGAAGAAGATGCAAAACTTAAGGAGTTCATCGAGAAACATGGTACTGGTGGAAATTGGATTGCTCTTCCTCAAAAAGCTG GTCTGAGAAGATGTGGAAAGAGCTGCAGATTGAGGTGGCTGAATTATCTGAGGCCTAACATTAAGCATGGCGAATTTTCTGATGAAGAAGACAGAATCATTTGTACGCTGTACGCAAGCATTGGAAGCAG GTGGTCAATCATAGCTTCTCAGTTACCAGGGAGGACAGACAACGATATCAAGAACTACTGGAACACGAAGCTGAAGAAGAAACTCATAGGAATAATCCCGTCAGGCCAGGGAAAATTTTCACAGCCGTTCCCAGGAAACCTTCAACCCCCACAAACATTACATCCTCATCAGTTCCCTCTATCAGGCCTATCTCAGTTGTACAACTCATTTTACAGTCATGCTGCTACAAATAAATCTCTCACCGGCCCCATTGAGCCCATTTCAGCCCCGCAAAGCTTTCTCTACTGcaacaataacaattataaCTTTCCATTCTTTACTAGTAGTCAATCTTCTAATTGTAATTATCAGGGAAACCAGGATCAGGGTTTGGTGGATTtgcagtgtaattatccacTGAGAGAGAATATGCTCATGTTTGGGGGAAATGAAAACAGCTGTTCTTCATCTGACGGGAGCTGCAGCCAGATCAGCTATGGCGGCAAAGATCATGTGAAACAGGAAGAAATGGGAGGTTTCCAGGGTTTCATGATCTCAAATGGGCTGGATGGAAATCACAAGTTCATGCTTCACTGTGGGAAGATTAATCAGGTAGACGAAGAtgatcaccatcatcatcatgggGATCCATTGATGAGTTCGTTTCTTGATGATCATGATCAGAAGGCAAATGGCGTTGTACTGAAAAACAGTGAATTAGAGTATGATCTTGAGGAAGTTAAGCAGCTGATTAGTAGCGGTGGCGATAGCAATAATTTCTTGTACAATGATGAAAACAAGACGCATGAGAAGGGGATGTACTACTTCTGA